A stretch of the Sulfurospirillum sp. UCH001 genome encodes the following:
- the phsA gene encoding thiosulfate reductase PhsA: protein MAYLQARRDFLKIATTGVSASVLIPGSLGALGDVALKGEDKFIRSVCEMCSSRCPMEARVVNGKTVLIQGNSFAKEMGTSLCAKGVAGASQLYDPQRLVTPLIRVGKRGENKWREASWDEALSLISRKFSALKERYGARSVIFSAKTGEQYDLLRSFASAYGSPNIFSHWSSCPIAIESAFAHTFGEKLYRDFENSTYILNFGHNLFEGLDIPLTKAMAHFSANPSKKLVVCDPRFSIIASKADEWHPIKAGSDLAFILSLLHVWIRDGKYDKRFVDEYTIGFDQLSDAIKEATPQWQQTLTGIDAKVVERIAAEMYAAAPRCIIDWGHKATTTKAEFQRTRAILIANILMGNVEKEGGIFFAKTAERINTLACEKVVPELSDPYPRPRINEPRLDGAGEEGEHRFISRSHGILQAIPDAILSQKPYAIKGWFLTRHNPLVTVAYPQKMKEAMEQLEFIVVNDVYLSDTAMMADVVLPEATYLERDEGISKYSFKSPVYAMRNRIVQPINHTKNLIEIIRDLAERMGFGSHYAWKNITELRAFQAKGDAELLQTLLMRGVASFDVPPLLARCSSSVERFCERYPKSHLLKDTQGLFSHMLHSLKTPSGKIEIFSAEIEKAFKGYGVPRAVDMDVTQGYPYVLTSGKSAVHTNGHTQNIPYLNMLLSSNPIWMHPNTAKAHGLKMGDTFYLQNAISKEKATVFITEGIRPDTLFAYMGFGRDAPALKRTHAKGTNPSKLLSLESATLCGAMITNVGVNIVKA, encoded by the coding sequence ATGGCATATCTTCAAGCGCGAAGAGATTTCCTAAAGATAGCAACAACAGGTGTATCTGCCTCTGTTTTAATACCTGGAAGCTTGGGTGCATTGGGAGATGTAGCGCTTAAGGGAGAAGATAAATTTATCCGCTCTGTGTGTGAGATGTGCAGTAGTCGTTGCCCTATGGAAGCTCGCGTTGTCAATGGAAAAACCGTTCTCATTCAAGGCAATTCTTTTGCCAAAGAGATGGGGACCTCTTTGTGTGCTAAAGGGGTTGCGGGTGCTTCGCAGCTTTATGATCCTCAAAGGCTGGTTACACCACTGATTCGCGTGGGAAAACGTGGTGAAAATAAGTGGAGAGAAGCGAGCTGGGATGAAGCGCTCAGTTTGATTTCCAGAAAGTTTTCTGCATTGAAAGAGCGCTATGGTGCTCGCAGTGTCATCTTCTCAGCTAAAACAGGGGAACAGTACGATCTTTTGCGCTCTTTTGCTTCAGCTTATGGTTCACCCAATATTTTTTCACACTGGAGTTCCTGTCCGATTGCAATTGAAAGTGCTTTTGCCCATACGTTTGGTGAAAAGCTATACCGTGATTTTGAAAACAGTACTTACATCCTCAACTTTGGACATAACCTTTTTGAAGGTTTGGATATTCCGCTTACCAAAGCAATGGCACATTTCTCTGCCAATCCTTCTAAAAAATTAGTTGTATGTGATCCTCGCTTTTCCATTATCGCTTCAAAGGCGGATGAGTGGCATCCTATTAAAGCAGGAAGTGATTTAGCGTTTATCCTTTCGTTGCTACATGTGTGGATTAGGGATGGTAAATATGATAAACGATTTGTTGATGAATATACCATTGGTTTTGATCAGCTTTCAGATGCGATAAAAGAGGCAACGCCTCAATGGCAGCAAACGCTTACGGGTATTGATGCAAAAGTTGTAGAACGTATAGCGGCAGAAATGTATGCAGCAGCCCCTCGGTGTATTATTGACTGGGGTCATAAAGCAACGACCACAAAGGCGGAATTTCAGAGAACACGCGCTATTTTAATTGCCAATATTTTGATGGGAAATGTCGAAAAAGAGGGCGGAATCTTTTTTGCCAAGACAGCCGAGCGTATCAATACTCTTGCTTGTGAAAAGGTTGTTCCTGAACTGAGCGATCCTTATCCTAGACCACGTATTAATGAACCTCGCCTTGATGGTGCAGGCGAAGAAGGAGAGCATCGTTTTATTTCTCGCTCACACGGTATTCTTCAAGCCATTCCTGATGCGATACTGTCTCAAAAGCCGTATGCCATTAAAGGATGGTTTTTAACCAGACACAATCCATTGGTGACCGTAGCGTATCCTCAAAAGATGAAAGAGGCGATGGAGCAATTAGAATTTATCGTCGTGAATGATGTTTATCTTTCCGATACGGCAATGATGGCAGATGTCGTTTTACCTGAGGCTACTTACTTAGAGCGTGATGAGGGCATTAGTAAATATTCCTTTAAATCGCCTGTATATGCAATGCGTAACCGCATCGTTCAGCCCATAAATCATACTAAAAATCTTATAGAAATCATTCGTGACCTCGCTGAACGCATGGGTTTTGGAAGCCACTATGCATGGAAAAACATCACAGAGTTACGAGCGTTTCAAGCCAAGGGCGATGCTGAGCTTTTACAAACATTGCTGATGCGAGGCGTTGCTTCCTTTGATGTGCCTCCTCTTTTAGCACGGTGTTCCTCTTCCGTAGAGCGTTTTTGTGAACGTTACCCTAAAAGTCACCTTTTAAAAGATACGCAAGGTCTTTTTAGTCATATGCTGCACTCCTTGAAAACCCCTTCTGGAAAGATTGAGATTTTCTCTGCTGAGATTGAAAAAGCATTTAAAGGATATGGTGTACCAAGAGCCGTGGATATGGACGTAACCCAAGGTTACCCTTATGTTCTTACCAGTGGGAAAAGTGCAGTGCATACCAATGGTCATACGCAAAATATTCCTTATCTTAACATGTTACTTTCCTCAAATCCCATCTGGATGCATCCAAATACAGCTAAAGCACATGGTTTGAAAATGGGCGATACATTTTATCTTCAAAACGCTATTTCTAAAGAGAAGGCAACGGTGTTTATTACGGAAGGGATTCGCCCTGATACCTTGTTTGCTTATATGGGATTTGGACGCGATGCACCAGCATTGAAGCGTACACATGCTAAAGGAACCAATCCTTCCAAACTGCTCTCTTTGGAGAGTGCAACACTCTGTGGAGCGATGATCACCAATGTTGGTGTGAACATCGTGAAGGCATAA
- a CDS encoding 4Fe-4S dicluster domain-containing protein: MQKQYRLLYDENLCIGCQACSVACRMENSVPDNVYRVQVHMKTLGVFPNLGMQYERHSCVMCENPPCVSVCPTNASFQSKDGLVHIDEKSCISCKYCILACPYHARFINPLKNVVEKCTFCYETRVSKELLPACVSTCPTDALSFGDMRQKESLVHQKSQKEVLVFPKAHLGTKPKVAFIPNRKGIKS, translated from the coding sequence ATGCAAAAACAGTACCGACTGCTGTATGATGAAAACCTCTGTATCGGGTGTCAGGCGTGTAGCGTTGCCTGTCGTATGGAAAATAGTGTTCCAGATAATGTCTATAGAGTACAAGTACACATGAAAACACTTGGTGTATTTCCTAATCTTGGGATGCAGTATGAGAGACACTCGTGTGTTATGTGTGAGAATCCTCCGTGTGTGAGCGTGTGTCCGACCAATGCCTCCTTTCAGAGCAAAGACGGTTTGGTGCACATCGATGAGAAATCGTGCATATCGTGTAAGTACTGTATTTTAGCCTGTCCTTACCATGCGCGTTTTATTAATCCTCTGAAAAATGTGGTGGAGAAATGCACGTTTTGTTATGAAACAAGGGTTTCAAAAGAGCTGTTACCTGCTTGTGTGAGTACGTGTCCAACCGATGCACTGAGTTTTGGTGATATGCGTCAAAAAGAGTCTTTAGTGCATCAAAAATCACAGAAAGAGGTACTTGTTTTTCCAAAAGCACACCTTGGAACAAAGCCGAAAGTGGCGTTCATCCCTAATCGTAAGGGTATAAAATCATGA
- the nrfD gene encoding NrfD/PsrC family molybdoenzyme membrane anchor subunit: MSPMWGSVEQYEMVHWSWAIAIYLFLAGLSSGSIIVALLVKWNRHERSNSSIWDAMIKAGAVVAPTAIFLGLLLLVVDLGRPLSFYWLLIRYNITSVMSLGVLFLLIYTPIVMVFMLLVFERSVIKHPFLAPLESLIALVKSFHSYAKIIEYFLFGAALCIGSYTGFLLSALYAIPLWNSPLLPIVFLTSSLSSGVAVNILIGLLFFKSTINTESIKYLLVLDTRVILTELPLLGLFFIGLFYAGGDAPNAAKMALTQGFWAGIFWLGVIGVGLGLPLLTVIIALRSHVYRVGYVVINSMVVILGVLMLRYYIIYAGQIYLG; this comes from the coding sequence ATGAGTCCTATGTGGGGAAGTGTAGAACAATATGAGATGGTTCATTGGTCGTGGGCAATTGCGATCTACCTCTTTTTGGCAGGGCTTAGTTCAGGTTCTATCATCGTAGCGCTTTTAGTAAAGTGGAATCGCCATGAACGCAGTAACTCCTCTATTTGGGATGCGATGATTAAAGCAGGTGCCGTCGTAGCGCCAACAGCCATCTTTTTAGGGTTACTACTCTTGGTAGTTGACTTGGGGCGACCGCTTTCGTTTTACTGGTTACTCATTCGCTATAACATCACTTCTGTGATGAGTTTGGGTGTACTCTTTTTGCTGATTTATACGCCTATAGTGATGGTTTTTATGTTGTTGGTTTTTGAGCGTAGTGTCATTAAACATCCTTTTTTAGCTCCATTGGAGAGCTTGATTGCTCTTGTGAAAAGTTTTCACTCGTATGCGAAGATTATTGAGTATTTTCTTTTTGGCGCAGCGCTTTGTATAGGCTCTTACACAGGCTTTTTACTCTCAGCACTCTATGCCATTCCTTTGTGGAACAGTCCACTTTTGCCTATTGTATTTTTAACCTCAAGCCTCTCTTCGGGTGTGGCTGTGAACATTCTCATTGGACTGCTCTTTTTTAAAAGTACAATTAACACAGAGAGTATCAAGTATCTTTTAGTCCTAGATACCAGAGTTATTTTAACAGAGCTTCCTCTTTTAGGGCTCTTTTTCATTGGTCTCTTTTATGCAGGTGGCGATGCGCCTAATGCGGCTAAGATGGCACTTACGCAAGGTTTTTGGGCAGGTATTTTTTGGTTAGGAGTTATTGGCGTGGGACTAGGACTTCCTTTACTGACAGTTATTATTGCTCTTCGCAGTCATGTGTACCGTGTAGGGTATGTTGTGATTAACTCTATGGTGGTTATTTTAGGCGTATTGATGCTTCGTTATTACATCATTTACGCAGGACAAATTTATCTTGGTTAA
- a CDS encoding response regulator transcription factor, which translates to MKILLLEDDYNYNESIKEYLELLGYEVDAFFDGESALDAIMQKCYYLFLLDVKVPKLSGHELIKYIKEANITTPIIITTSLVDIDNIAIGYELGCNDYLKKPFELKELELRVKELIKKHYQTSSAGEFKLGCGFVFNFESGELKKEEKSVVLTSKELDLVRFLIRRKNTFCDIELIRENVWEGKEISYADIRMYIRKIRLKVGDEEFIKSSRGLGYRIDVVS; encoded by the coding sequence ATGAAGATTTTGCTCTTAGAAGATGACTACAACTACAACGAAAGCATTAAGGAGTACTTAGAGCTTTTAGGGTATGAAGTCGATGCCTTTTTTGATGGAGAGAGTGCGTTAGACGCCATTATGCAAAAATGTTACTATCTCTTTTTACTCGATGTCAAAGTACCAAAACTGAGTGGGCATGAACTGATTAAGTACATTAAAGAGGCGAACATTACTACGCCCATTATCATCACTACCTCTTTAGTGGATATCGATAACATCGCTATTGGCTATGAGCTTGGATGTAATGATTATCTTAAAAAACCTTTTGAACTTAAAGAGTTGGAACTGCGTGTAAAAGAGTTGATTAAAAAACATTATCAAACGAGCAGTGCGGGTGAATTTAAACTTGGGTGTGGATTTGTCTTTAATTTTGAATCAGGCGAGCTCAAAAAAGAGGAAAAGAGTGTTGTTCTGACCTCAAAAGAGCTTGATTTGGTGCGTTTTCTGATTCGCCGTAAAAACACGTTTTGCGACATTGAGCTTATTCGTGAAAATGTGTGGGAAGGTAAAGAGATCAGTTACGCGGATATTCGTATGTATATACGAAAAATCAGGCTGAAAGTAGGTGACGAAGAGTTTATTAAATCCTCTCGTGGCTTAGGGTATCGCATCGATGTTGTCTCCTAA